Part of the Rhizobium sp. WYJ-E13 genome is shown below.
ATGGCGGCGCCCGTGATCTGATCGAAGAGCTGGAGCTCTCCATCGGCGGCGCCCTTCCTGCCGCTCCGTCCATTCAGCCGCCGGCGAAGGCGCCGCAATGGTCGGCCGCCAGCATTCGACTGCCGATCGCCAATTTCCACGCGCCGCGTCGCGAGGAACCGGTTCTCACCGAGCTGGCCATCGAGGCGCCCGTTGTTGAGCCGGCTCCCGTGGAAGCCTTTGCTGCCGAACCTGAATTTGTTGCCGAACCGGTGTCCACGGTCGAACCCGAAGTGGCTGTGCCTGATGTCGCCGAAGAGCCTCTGCCGGTCGCCGCCGTTGAAGCTGCGGATTTTGAGCCGGTTACCGCATCCTTCGGTTTTCCGGCAGAGATCGATCGCCACGAAGACGTTGCCCTTCCTGAAGAGCCCGTCGCGTCGTTCGAAGATATTGCTGCCTTTGAAGAGCCTGTTGAGCCCGCTAACTCCGGTTTCGACCTGATCGCGGCTGCAGCCGAAGGCGATGTCCATCCCGATGCTGCGCTCACCGAAGCGTTGCCGGAGCCCGCCTTCGATGCGGAAACCTTTGATCTCGACGATCTGCTGGCTGATGTCTCCCGTTATCCGGTACCGCAGCGCGCTGCATCGTCCGTTGCGTCTGAGCCTGTCGCCGCTGCACCCGAGCCTGTCGTTGCGTCGCCGGTACCGCAACCAGCGCCGGTTCCTGCTGTTCCTGTTTTCGAGGCGCCCGTCTTCGAGGCGCCGGTATTCGATACGCCCTTGTTCGCAGCGCCCGTTGCTCGCGCATCCGTGCAGCCAACGGTGATTGCACCTGTGCCGATGAGCCGTGCGACGCCCGTCCTTCGTCAGCCCGAAGCGCCGAAGCCGGTCGTTCGGGCTCCGGTGGAGCCGGTCTCGCAGCCTATCGCACCCGCGCCTGGTGTCGCGCGCCAGCCGGAACTGGAGGCTGAAGATCCTTTTGCCGGCCACGATTTCGAGCTGGATCTCGCCGGTATCGAACTGGAGCTCGCCGATCTCGACTTCGCCGAGCCGCAGTCGAAGCCTGAACCCGAACCCGTACGAGTTGCGCCTGTCATTACAGCACAGCCAGCGCCGCGTCCGCAGCCGGCACCGGTTTTCGTGCCTGAGCCGCAGCCTGCTCCGGTCAGCTATGCCAAACCGGCACCGGCAAGTGAATCCACCGACGATCTGCCCTTCGATCCGTCGATGATCTCCGATCCGGAAGATCGTCCTGAGACGGTCGAGGACATGCATGTTCCGACGCTGCCGCCTGTCGAGCATCCGGAACCGGTCGCCAAGACCGCCGACTTCGATTTCGATCTCGATGCCGAGATCGCAAGCTTCTTCGAGCCCGCCAAGCGGCAGGAGAAAGCACCGGTTGCCCCGGCTTGGGCATCCCCGGTCACCGCTGCAACGGCCACTGCTGTGGCCAAGCCTGCGAACTCCGTCTTTGCCGACGGGCTTGATGATTTCGAGCGCGCGCTGGAAGAGGATTTCCGCCGCAGTGTGCGCGAGCCGGTCGAGCGCCGCGAGAATGTTTCCGAAGTCCATATCGAATCCGCAAGCCAGACCGCGGATTTCAACCGCGCCCGCTCCATGCGCCGGCTGTTGGCTGCAGCAGCCATGCTGGTCGTTTTTGCCGGCGGCGCATATGGGGTCTACACTTGGGTTTCCAACGGTCCCGGCCTTGGCATCGTCAGCTCCGGCGAGCCGCGCGTCATAACCGCCGACAAGGATCCGGTGAAGGTCGTTCCCGAAAATCCGGGCGGCAAGACCGTGCCGAACCAGGACAAGGCTGTCTATGACCGGGTCGCAGGTGCTGCCGAAGAGCCGAAGCAGAAGGCGCTTGTTTCCTCCGATGAGGCGCCGGTCGATGTCGTTCAGCGCACGTTGACGCCGGAAGTTTCGCCCGATGACAATGAAGGTAGTGCCGATCAGGTCATGCCGACCGCCGTCGGCGAAACGCAGGATCCGCGCCTGCTGCCCGATCACGACAACACTGTGAATGCCTCCGCTTCCGACGACGATGCGGTACCGTCCGTTTCGCCTCGCAAGGTCCGCACGATGATCGTCAAGCCAGACGGCACGCTCGTCGCTCGCGAAGAGCTCGCGCCTGTCGAGCAATCCGCGCCGGCCAATGACGTGGCGGCGGCAACCCCTGCAACCCAACCGGCTGCGACGCCATCTGCTGCAAGTTTCCCGGCAAGCACCGGCAATCAGGTCGCTTCCGCAGCAATTCCGCCTGTCGGAACTGCGCCTGCTGCTCAGGCTACGGCAAAGGTGGCTGAGGTGAATGCCGCCAACCCAAATCAGGTTGATCCGCCGGTTCGTGCAGTGAAGACGACGCCGATTGCCGACGCTGCCTCTGCCGTGGCGACCGACACGGCGCCTGTCCCCACCGCCCGCCCGGCCGAGCAGCCGGTCAATGTCGTCGGCACGGTAACCGAGAACGGCAATATTCGCCCGACGGCTCAGCAGAAGTCGACGCAGGTCGCCTCTGCACCGGCAGCAGCCGCTGCCCAGCCGGCACAGCAGGCTCCGGCCGCTGCAAGTGGTGGCTACGGTATCCAGATCGCATCGCTGCCGTCAGAGGATGAGGCGAAGAAGTCCTACGCCAGCCTGTCGAAAAAGTTCGCAGGTGTGCTCGGTGGCCGCGCCTACGAAATCCGTAAGGCAGATATCGCCGGCAAAGGTACTTTCTACCGCGTCCGCATCCCGGCCGGCTCGAAGGACGAAGCTGCCGCCCTTTGCGAGCAGTATCGCTCCGCCGGCGGAAGCTGCCTCATCTCGCGCTGAGCTTTCTGGATAATTTTATCGGAATGGCGGGCTTGTCCCGCCGTTCTTTTTTGTGGGATTGCGCTTGACCTTGCTCGCAATTCGCGGAGCGGCCCTTATGATTCGAATATGACCGAATCAAAAGCGATGATCCTCGGCTGCAGCGGCCTCAAGCTGACCGACGAAGAAAAGGCCTTCTACAAGGCTGAACGCCCTTGGGGCTTTATCCTCTTCGGGCGGAACATTTCCGAAGCCCGGCAGATCAGTGATCTCGTTGGCGAGCTGCGTGAATGCGTCGGCTGGCATGCGCCTGTGCTGATCGATCAGGAGGGCGGTCGCGTTCAGCGCATCCGTCCGCCGATCCTGCAGCACTATCCGCCGGGACAGGCGCTTGGCGATCTCTATCGCCGCGACCGCGCGCTTGGGCTGCGCGCCGCCTGGCTGATGTCGCGCCTGCATGCCTTCGATCTCCAGAGGTTCGGCATCAATGTCGATTGCCTGCCGGTGCTGGACGTGCCCATCGAAGGCAGCAGCAACGTCATCGGCAACAGAGCCTATGGCGGCGATCCCGTCACTGTCACGGAAATGGGCCGGGCTGCTTGCGAGGGGTTGAAGGCTGGTGGTTTGCTGCCGGTCATGAAGCACATGCCGGGCCATGGGCGCGGCTTTGCAGATTCGCATCTGGAGCTGCCGGTCGTCACGGTATCGCGCGAAGAACTGCAAGTTCACGACTTCCCGCCCTTTATCGCCATGAAGGATGAGTTGATGGCCATGACCTGCCATCTCGTCTTCACGGCAATCGATCCGCACAATCCGGCCACCACCTCCCGCAAGGTGATCGACCAGGTCATCCGCACTGAGATCGGCTTTAAGGGCTTGCTGCTGTCGGACGATAGCTCGATGAATGCGCTTTCCGGCACGATCGGCGAACGGGCGGCGAATATTATTGCGGGCGGTTGCGATATCGTGCTGCATTGCAATGGCCATATGGACGAGATGCTTCAGGTCGTGGCAAATGTTCCGCCGCTGGCAGGTCTTGCGCGAGAGAGGGCACGGCTGGTTGAGGACGGCTTCCCGACCGCCGATGCTGTAGACGAGGCGACGATAAGGGCGGAATTCGACGCCATGTTTGCGACGGCTTGAGAAGAGGCCGGAAAGGCAGGGTAGGGTGAACACGATCAAGGGCACGGAACGGTCCCAAGCGGCTTCAACGCCGATGGACAAGCTGTGGCAGGAGAACGGTTCGGAACGCGCCACCCATGAGCCGGCGCTGGTGATCGATGTCGCCGGCTTCGAAGGTCCGCTTGATCTTCTGCTCTACCTTGCCCGCAACCAGAAGGTCGACCTGTCGCGTATTTCGGTTCTGGCCCTTGCCGAACAATATCTGCAGTTCGTCGAAAGCGCGCGGCGTATCCGCATCGAGCTTGCCGCTGACTATCTCGTCATGGCGGCCTGGCTTGCCTATCTGAAGTCGCGATTGCTGATCCCGCAGCAGATCAAGGACGACGGTCCCTCGGGTGAGGAAATGGCCGCAACGCTTGCTTTTCGCCTGAAGCGGCTGGAGGCGATGCGTCAGGTTGCCGATGGTCTCGTCAACCGCAACCGGCTCGGTCGCGATATCTTCGCCCGCGGCGCGCCGGAGCATATCCCGGATCGCCAGCAGTCCGCCTACGACGCCAATCTCTACGACCTTTTGAGCGCTTATGCGGCCTTGCGTCAGCGCCATGCGATCACTCAGGTAACAATCGAGCGCCGAAATGTCTGGTCGTTGACCGATGCTCGTGAACTGTTGACCCAGATGATCGGCGATATCGTCGACTGGACGGCGCTCGAGCAATATCTGCTGCGCTACCTCGCTAGTCCCGCCGAACGCGTCACTGCCGTCGCCAGTGCCTTTGCCGCCTCGCTGGAGCTGGTGCGCGAGGGCAAGCTCGAAATACGCCAGGATGGCGCTTTTCAGCCGATCTACATGCGCCGCGGCCCGAAACATGCCACACTGCAGGTGGTCGAACAGGAGCAGTCGGATTGATCGATGCGGAAGACGATGACATGGAAGGCGAGGGCGCTTCCCGCGATCTGCAGGCCGAGATCGAAGCGGAGCGCATAGCCGAAGCGCTGGTTTTCGCATCCGCCCAGCCAGTATCCGAAGGTTTCATCATCGAACGCCTGCCGAAGGGGTTTGATGCGCACGAGATCATGCTGCGCCTGAAGGAGCAGTATGCGCCGCGCGGCGTCAATCTCGTGCAGATCGACAGCGCCTGGGCCTTCCGCACCGCCGCCGATCTTTCCTTCGTCATCCGCCGCGACGAGAACGAGGTCAAGAAGCTCTCCCGCGCTGCGCTGGAAGTGCTGGCGATCATTGCCTATCACCAACCGGTGACGCGTGCCGAGATCGAGGATATCAGAGGTGTGCAGACCTCGCGCGGTACGCTTGATGTACTGATGGAGGCGGGTTGGGTACGTTTCCGCGGCCGCCGTCGCACGCCAGGCCGGCCGGTGACGCTCGGCACGACGCGGGATTTCCTCGATCATTTCGGCCTTGAGGAATTGCGCGACCTGCCTGGTCTTGAAGAACTGAAGGGCGCCGGCCTGTTGTCCGGCCGGATACCCGCCAATTTCAACATTCCATCGCCCCTCATGAACGACGAACTGACCGACGACGAGGATCCAATTACACAACTGGACCTTGAAGAGCTTGGACTGCTCGCCCCGGGTGGCGCCTCCGAGGAATGATGAAGGTTGGTCTTGCTTTTGCCACGCCCTCGCAAAACAATGTCGATCACAACTTTTCGATGGATGAATGGCTTGTCACAAAGGCCGATACCGTGACATTAAGCTCAGTCCAGAAGGATTGATGTTGGAAACCGGATCGGAAATTCTTACATCGAGGGAATACCGAAACAGGGAGTATGCGTAATGGGTTCTTTTAGCATGTGGCACTGGTTGATCGTTCTGGTCATCGTGCTTTTGTTG
Proteins encoded:
- a CDS encoding SPOR domain-containing protein, which translates into the protein MADKRLAYDTRGKDDMFADDDPLAELARIVGFEPRIAANTVDEPQRQEPVLNLEDELLREFESYDAPRPLAASDHQVGPVAQQQVEADDYVEPVQEDVPSIGEELVATVVSDFEAPVVEPEFPEATAVAPEVAAPEPVAVNREAPGADDWAPVPTKPVAVSADPPSTFTTYGGARDLIEELELSIGGALPAAPSIQPPAKAPQWSAASIRLPIANFHAPRREEPVLTELAIEAPVVEPAPVEAFAAEPEFVAEPVSTVEPEVAVPDVAEEPLPVAAVEAADFEPVTASFGFPAEIDRHEDVALPEEPVASFEDIAAFEEPVEPANSGFDLIAAAAEGDVHPDAALTEALPEPAFDAETFDLDDLLADVSRYPVPQRAASSVASEPVAAAPEPVVASPVPQPAPVPAVPVFEAPVFEAPVFDTPLFAAPVARASVQPTVIAPVPMSRATPVLRQPEAPKPVVRAPVEPVSQPIAPAPGVARQPELEAEDPFAGHDFELDLAGIELELADLDFAEPQSKPEPEPVRVAPVITAQPAPRPQPAPVFVPEPQPAPVSYAKPAPASESTDDLPFDPSMISDPEDRPETVEDMHVPTLPPVEHPEPVAKTADFDFDLDAEIASFFEPAKRQEKAPVAPAWASPVTAATATAVAKPANSVFADGLDDFERALEEDFRRSVREPVERRENVSEVHIESASQTADFNRARSMRRLLAAAAMLVVFAGGAYGVYTWVSNGPGLGIVSSGEPRVITADKDPVKVVPENPGGKTVPNQDKAVYDRVAGAAEEPKQKALVSSDEAPVDVVQRTLTPEVSPDDNEGSADQVMPTAVGETQDPRLLPDHDNTVNASASDDDAVPSVSPRKVRTMIVKPDGTLVAREELAPVEQSAPANDVAAATPATQPAATPSAASFPASTGNQVASAAIPPVGTAPAAQATAKVAEVNAANPNQVDPPVRAVKTTPIADAASAVATDTAPVPTARPAEQPVNVVGTVTENGNIRPTAQQKSTQVASAPAAAAAQPAQQAPAAASGGYGIQIASLPSEDEAKKSYASLSKKFAGVLGGRAYEIRKADIAGKGTFYRVRIPAGSKDEAAALCEQYRSAGGSCLISR
- the nagZ gene encoding beta-N-acetylhexosaminidase yields the protein MTESKAMILGCSGLKLTDEEKAFYKAERPWGFILFGRNISEARQISDLVGELRECVGWHAPVLIDQEGGRVQRIRPPILQHYPPGQALGDLYRRDRALGLRAAWLMSRLHAFDLQRFGINVDCLPVLDVPIEGSSNVIGNRAYGGDPVTVTEMGRAACEGLKAGGLLPVMKHMPGHGRGFADSHLELPVVTVSREELQVHDFPPFIAMKDELMAMTCHLVFTAIDPHNPATTSRKVIDQVIRTEIGFKGLLLSDDSSMNALSGTIGERAANIIAGGCDIVLHCNGHMDEMLQVVANVPPLAGLARERARLVEDGFPTADAVDEATIRAEFDAMFATA
- a CDS encoding ScpA family protein, with translation MNTIKGTERSQAASTPMDKLWQENGSERATHEPALVIDVAGFEGPLDLLLYLARNQKVDLSRISVLALAEQYLQFVESARRIRIELAADYLVMAAWLAYLKSRLLIPQQIKDDGPSGEEMAATLAFRLKRLEAMRQVADGLVNRNRLGRDIFARGAPEHIPDRQQSAYDANLYDLLSAYAALRQRHAITQVTIERRNVWSLTDARELLTQMIGDIVDWTALEQYLLRYLASPAERVTAVASAFAASLELVREGKLEIRQDGAFQPIYMRRGPKHATLQVVEQEQSD
- the scpB gene encoding SMC-Scp complex subunit ScpB — protein: MIDAEDDDMEGEGASRDLQAEIEAERIAEALVFASAQPVSEGFIIERLPKGFDAHEIMLRLKEQYAPRGVNLVQIDSAWAFRTAADLSFVIRRDENEVKKLSRAALEVLAIIAYHQPVTRAEIEDIRGVQTSRGTLDVLMEAGWVRFRGRRRTPGRPVTLGTTRDFLDHFGLEELRDLPGLEELKGAGLLSGRIPANFNIPSPLMNDELTDDEDPITQLDLEELGLLAPGGASEE